DNA sequence from the Paenibacillus azoreducens genome:
AATCGTTCCGGAGCTCGTGGATGTGCAGCAGTATAAGACCAAACTCAATCTGAAAATGTCCAGCAGCGACATTCCGGACGTGGCGAGAATCGATTTTGCCGACGACTTCCAAAAATATGCCCAGCAAGGCGCATTCGTTGATCTTACCGGCCTTATTAATGAAAAGGATACGCCGAATATTATGAAAGAAGTACCGCCGGAAATATTCGAACAGGCAAAAGTAAACGGCAAAATATACGGGATCCCTTATCAAGGCGGACCAGGCGCCGGGTACCGTTGGAATCTGGTTATGCGGAAGGATTACATGGAATCCGTCGGCGCCGACGTGCCGAAAACGCTCGAAGAATATTATAACCTCTTGAAGAAGATCAAAGCGGAAAAGCCGGAGGTCATTCCGCTTGGAGGATATACGGCCCAGATTGGCGAAACCAAATATGCCAACAATTCATTTGACAACGTTTTTGGCGCGTTTGGCGTTACGCCGGGCTTTTTCACGGAGAAAGACGGCAAATTCAGCAATTATGACATCGATCCGAAAATGAGGGAAGCGCTGCTCTTCCTGCAAAAAATGTATGCCGAAGGGCTGATCGATAAGGAGTTCGCGACAATTAAAGAAGAGCAGCTGCGCGCGAAGCTGTACAGCGGCAAGCTGTTCTCTTGGATGGGCTGGTGGTCGACGGCCAACGACTACGATACGCAGATCGAGACGAGCGAGCTGATGAAAAGCGGCAAGCTGGCATCGGACGGAAAATTGCCAAACCAGGCCGAAGAGCCGTTCAAATATTTGAAGCTGACTGGTTCGCTCCTGGGTGCGGACGGGACGGCTGTAGCTCCATCCGGCGCTCCGTTTTCGCAAATGAATGCAATAAGCGCCAAAACGAAAGATCCGAAGAAGGTGCTTTCCATTATTGAGGAGTCCCTATCTCCCGAAAATCAAATGCTGACGGTTTGGGGGATTGAAGGCGAAGATTACAAGCTCGAGA
Encoded proteins:
- a CDS encoding extracellular solute-binding protein; its protein translation is MLKQRKGWSYGAISAVLIGALAVTGCGKSNEAGGNSGTPPEGNSASKPSAQAEAGPYELKWLKAQDISLPYDASKDVVKQAIEKKLNIKIVPELVDVQQYKTKLNLKMSSSDIPDVARIDFADDFQKYAQQGAFVDLTGLINEKDTPNIMKEVPPEIFEQAKVNGKIYGIPYQGGPGAGYRWNLVMRKDYMESVGADVPKTLEEYYNLLKKIKAEKPEVIPLGGYTAQIGETKYANNSFDNVFGAFGVTPGFFTEKDGKFSNYDIDPKMREALLFLQKMYAEGLIDKEFATIKEEQLRAKLYSGKLFSWMGWWSTANDYDTQIETSELMKSGKLASDGKLPNQAEEPFKYLKLTGSLLGADGTAVAPSGAPFSQMNAISAKTKDPKKVLSIIEESLSPENQMLTVWGIEGEDYKLENGKLKVDTNLVDPKTQQDKNGNFRGTQSYLFAPGLNGWPHYLESLPLRYSEALDVAISNPHQITDASNYLESPTKIAKMVELNTMRDSVFTQIIMGGDIKKFDDFVEKWNSQGGSQILKELEESFKKKSGK